A portion of the Phormidium ambiguum IAM M-71 genome contains these proteins:
- a CDS encoding 6-pyruvoyl trahydropterin synthase family protein has translation MPKWKLITEFTFDSAHYIKDYNGPCGRMHGHTYKVRVEATSSTLHSSEFCPHPVMVADFRTLRWAKQDITKGGLDHGILNEVMPEEYETTAEMIAKFIYDQTKEKLPEDVQLKVAVSETLNSWVEYEDD, from the coding sequence GTGCCAAAATGGAAACTTATTACTGAATTTACCTTTGATAGCGCCCATTACATCAAAGATTATAATGGCCCTTGCGGTCGAATGCACGGACACACCTATAAAGTGCGAGTTGAAGCCACATCATCCACACTCCACTCATCAGAATTTTGTCCTCATCCAGTAATGGTAGCTGATTTTCGGACTCTACGTTGGGCAAAGCAAGATATTACTAAAGGAGGGTTAGATCATGGAATTTTAAATGAAGTAATGCCAGAGGAATACGAAACTACAGCAGAAATGATTGCTAAATTTATTTATGACCAAACTAAGGAAAAATTGCCAGAAGATGTGCAATTAAAAGTAGCTGTATCCGAAACTCTTAATTCTTGGGTTGAATACGAAGATGATTAA